The Carassius carassius chromosome 9, fCarCar2.1, whole genome shotgun sequence genome includes a region encoding these proteins:
- the LOC132148551 gene encoding beta-1,4 N-acetylgalactosaminyltransferase 1-like, whose product MNYSFLFKLFLTGLCFTALGIYSIQSGFLDITDDIRRLLPSGTGLLQFSKQRVYDRNIGPLPIKNRSSCSCKGYSLNAQNVPVDELEDLQRRRSEEYRQYQLRMGTKMESLILAQPNSPLQYPIQGFVVEPLAKSVIPGLALHAQKRRLYKVTLSVKKGVLSVEDVLDGDQVEGQGQSTLTISSSSRTHLNDLLSRVTYTGTIYRLKTKDLVNFSFEDYEAIFPIVIKRSSVPVLYDPGTDINSQVTITTKTFLRYDELNILINSIRQFYPKIKIIIADDSLEPQNVTGYNLEHYIMPPAQGWFAGRNLAISQVTTKYILWVDDDYMFNNNTRIESFVEIMEKVPELDVVGGAVGRNQFFFHLQYEEGDEEEGGCLRRFHGRRNQPVPGFDGCFFVDGVVNYFLARTDAVRRVGFDPFLKRVAHTEFFLDGLGDLLVASCKGLSVDHQKKHRQSNYRRFRFPGRADGRNKLARHYFKNYLKCIRY is encoded by the exons ATGAATTACAGCTTTCTCTTTAAGTTATTCCTGACTGGGCTCTGTTTTACTGCACTGGGCATTTATAGTATACAAAGTGGTTTTCTGGATATTACAGATGACATAAGAAGACTGTTGCCATCAGG cacagGGCTCCTCCAATTTTCTAAACAAAG AGTGTATGATCGCAACATTGGGCCACTTCCCATTAAAAATCGTTCGTCTTGTTCCTGTAAAGGATATTCTTTAAATGCTCAAAATGTGCCAGTGGATGAACTGGAAGACCTTCAGAGACGTCGGTCTGAGGAGTACCGCCAATACCAGCTCAG GATGGGGACAAAAATGGAGTCACTTATACTTGCCCAACCCAACTCACCCCTCCAATATCCCATCCAGGGTTTCGTAGTGGAACCTCTTGCAAAAAGTGTGATACCAG GTTTGGCTCTGCATGCACAAAAAAGAAGACTATATAAG GTGACTTTGAGTGTGAAGAAAGGAGTACTCTCAGTGGAGGATGTTCTGGATGGAGATCAGGTGGAAGGACAGGGTCAAAGTACTCTGACCATCTCATCCAGCAGCCGCACACATCTGAATGATCTGCTCTCCAGAGTCACCTACACCGGCACCATCTACCGTTTGAAGACTAAAGATCTGG TTAATTTTTCTTTTGAGGACTATGAGGCCATATTTCCCATTGTTATCAAGAGATCCTCAGTTCCTGTTCTGTATGACCCAGGGACAG ATATTAACTCACAGGTGACCATAACAACCAAGACCTTTCTGAGATATGACGAGCTGAACATACTCATCAACAGCATCCGACAGTTCTACCCCAAAATCAAGATCATCATTGCAGACGACAGTCTGGAGCCACAAAATGTGACTGGCTACAACTTAGAGCATTACATTATGCCTCCTGCACAG GGCTGGTTTGCAGGCAGGAATCTGGCTATATCTCAGGTTACCACTAAATACATCCTGTGGGTTGACGATGACTACATGTTCAATAACAATACACGGATTGAAAGCTTTGTGGAGATAATGGAGAAAGTTCCAGAACTGGATGTG GTTGGCGGTGCAGTGGGAAGAAATCAGTTCTTTTTCCACCTTCAGTACGAGGAAGGGGATGAAGAGGAGGGCGGTTGTCTCAGACGATTCCATGGGAGGAGGAATCAACCAGTTCCAGGCTTTGACGGATGTTTCTTTGTAGATGGGGTCGTCAACTACTTTCTGGCACGGACAGATGCTGTGCGACGGGTTGGCTTTGATCCGTTTCTGAAGAGGGTGGCTCACACTG AGTTTTTTCTTGATGGTCTTGGAGATTTGCTGGTTGCGTCCTGCAAAGGACTTTCAGTTGACCACCAGAAGAAACACAGACAAAGCAATTACAGGCGCTTTAGGTTTCCAGGACGAGCGGATGGGAGAAACAAACTAGCCCGTCATTACTTCAAGAATTATTTGAAATGCATCAGGTACTGA